One Ostrea edulis chromosome 6, xbOstEdul1.1, whole genome shotgun sequence genomic window, caaatttaggcctatgttcggcgcttgcGACCATtaatcagtgagggttctttatcgtgccacacttactgtaacacggggcatccgtttttgtTTTAAGGCagatcatctccgaggacccttgccattcacacctgatgtctcGCGTTCGGCGATGGAACTggcactacctgttttaacaacttaggtatGTAGATGCCGGGATTAAAATCCCGACCTTcagcatgcggggcgaacgctctacccctggacaaacatggacccctggatgaagcaatatcccattattaCCTCCACATGGTGTTTAtttttctcaactgattcgatacacaacaGCTTGTTTTGCATATGATGATTGTTTTCAATCCTGGCAGCCTATTGACACACAGGTTTATGTTACAGGGGATTCAACCGACTCATTCAAAACAGCAGTTCATAAATTGTATAaccgttataacgatttagtttgccaatacaacctgccatttgGTTATATACTCTCAGAGtatttcatacccattgttagtCCGCTATTGACGCACTGAGTTGACGACGGCCTACTCCGTTTTCCAGACCGAGATAAATGGGCCAAGGCGAATATGACCCGTTTACAGGGTGCTGTCTCCCAGGCATCTGACGCCACCTCTAGTGTATCCAGGAGTCCGCTTTTGCCTAATTCTTTTTTCTATATTCCTTACAGAAGTTATGAGCTTATCTAtcttcgttatcctcaccttttcaTTAAAGAATCATtgggttcctcattgacaatatatatgCAGTTTGTGCTGATCAGGtattccaacaatctgttggaattcccttgGGCACGACTTGTACTCCTGTATTAGCTGACTCTTTTTATACTCTTACGaggaaatatttattcaaaagcttttgaatgggattatctccctcatgcatagctcttatccttgggcGAATTTgtctccacttttttggcacgctgtttttggttaTTTCGGagttcaaacatttcggttgaacatcactgaagagacaatatttgtcgaaatacgcatctggtgcatcaaaattggtaccgtataagttttacattatgacccctggttcgaggcctctgctggtggactgttagtccccgagggtctctacagcccagtagctaagtacttcgttactagcttgaaaatacggatgtatatttaattgctgttataaaatttagaaatttatttcaaaattaaggattatctccctcatgcatagctcttatccttggacgtatttaactccacttttttggcacgctgtttttggctatatttagctctaaaacttcttagttatttcggatttcaaagatttcggttgagcatcactgaagagacattatttgtcgaaatgcgcatctggtgcatcaaaattggtaccgtataagttttacgtaACTCTTGGCGTAACCTTCAACTCGAAATTTAGATCAATAtgctttctttttatttatcaataatgATCATTTCCAGTCACATGATGATTCGAATATCAAAGTGAATcgaaaataaaagacaccacaaagtttCTCATATCAGCttcatgtttatatattttgtttaacatagatttaatggcaaactaacagctCAAATTTATAACAAACACCTTTCCAAAGTTAGGCGGCAATATTACATCATCACCTAcctatggtgtttatgtctctcaccTGATACGCAAGAGCTGGTTCTGCGTCATAGGGGTTTACTAGgcttgtttaaaatcagcatttttcAAATGTTATGGTTGTTAAAACGATCTAATTGACCAATACTACCTGTCTTTGGGTAAGATGTTGTCCGCCATGTTTCACACCAGTTGTGGTCGTTctttacactgattttgaccatgGATTCCTCCCTTTACCcgattgatatatatataggaatgtgacatgtcgacaggggatacttactcctcgtagacacctgatctcacctctcgTATGTTTCAAGGGTCTGTGTGTCCTCTGCTTttcaatttgtattctttatagggcttacgagattgatcacatCCAtgtgtttcactggtttgttaaaAGGTcgaaaacaatataaaaattgtataaCCCGCGAACTTCAACACAGTGTGTTCTCATTGTTTACGAAAGCaatcatttttgtcaaaataccTTTTACTTCTGAAATTCTGAATTGTTCAAATATATGGAAACATGGCTTTAACTCTACGTTTGAAATTAAGGTGAAATTAGGGGCCTGTATTAAAACTTCAAAAGACTACCACTTGGTCCCAACAGACTTGACGTTCTATTCCGCtatatgaaacaataaatttGTACCCTACGTTAATTTAAATAGCTTATAGATGGTCAGGAACCTGTTGCTTTTCCAGAGAAAAAATACGAAAGCCTGAACCCATGACTTGtagaaattgatattttcacagGAATTTGCTATGAAAACGTTGaaatatatagtgtttttttttatttggcaacaacttgcaaatacatgtatataacgaTATCACATTAATCCATCAGGGTGACACAACGAAGCGACTCCAATCAATTACATAATGTAAGTATTAAATAATTTGCATACTTCATGTGACTATATTTCTCAATTAGGCATCTGTTTGGGGGTTTATTCTGTGTCCACTTTACGGTTGTATTTAACAGAACTATACGGGCGACAATTATTGTTAGACTTCAATATGTCGGATCTGTGCACGGTAAAAGCATTATCCTCCTCCTCGTCATTGAACACCCGATCATCATCGTTTGAGTTTTTATCAAAATCTAGATGATTGTAGTTATCCGATGTTATGTTATGTCTTCCATAATGTTGCGGGGTTAAAGTTCTAGAGCGAGTTAATTGATCACGCCATTGATTATGGTGTTGTCTTGGTAAGCTTCTACAGTGCTTCATTTGTTTGTTAAATACCGGATTGTTTCTTAGAAAACCATTCCTTCCGGAGAGAcgaatatctatattttcaatCATTTGAGATTCTCTCACATCATCATAAATGTATTCTGTTTGTTCACGCTGGAATGTACAACTATTGCCTGAAGAAAAATGCATTTGAGATTAACAACAGTTAACATTATTTAATTTAAAACCAGGAACGAAACACGCATTTTCATAGTTACCTGAAGCTACTGATTCGGTTATCTTTCCAGTCGTTCTATTTTGTTTcctaataaatatatcattccTAGAATATAACATATCAATAAATCTAATAATATTTTATAACACACCTATTATCTTGCATCATGCGGGTCATGAGATCATTGTTGAAAACATAATGTACTATGATTGTGATATAGATAAACTTACAGTTTGAGTTGTACAAACAAAACCGCCCCAGTCAAAGATAAGAAAATCACGCCACCCACACCTATGATGATGATTTCTATGTTTAGCACATTCCCGAATCCACTTTGCTTCGGTACCAAGATTTCTTCTGAAAGGTGCGTAATAAATGCAGAGAGATGTATCACTAAAACCAACTACACTCAAACAtacaacttttttttatataaatatcaaaacattgggATCTGAATATCAATACGAGGTGAAATACATTGGGAGATaagtaaaacgtatacggtacaaattttgatacaccagatgcgcatttcgacaaataatgtctcttcagtgatgttcaaccggaatgtttgaaatccgaaatatcaATGGAGTTTTAGAGGTATAATAGGCACAATGTGCCAAAatagtggagtcaaattcgtaaTCTACTTcgtatttgatatttcattgaaaatagctacatgtattaacTAGCAAtccaattttatgacaaacgaaatTATTTCAGATTCTACATCATGAACTTCCCACATATATGTCGCAATATATCATTATCAGCTGCGTATGGTGTGCATATACCTCAACTGGTTCAATACGCAAGAAGTTGGTTCTACATATaatctttttctttcaaatctaTGTAGgttgctgacaaacaagttgatgttacatcgatttcaacagtctcgtttaaagtcagtatttcgtaAATgttatgatcgttataacgatctagtttgtcaataaaaCCTGGCATTCGggcatatgctgtctgacgtgtttcatgtcaATTGTTGGGCCACTCTGAttctgattctgactacggatgactccgtttacctgatcaagatgaaaggtgaagataacgaacagtgatcaatctcataactcctataagcaataccaaaaGGAGAGTTgagaaaacacggacccctggacacaccagaggaggaTCAGGTAATTATGATGAGTAAGTAtatcctgtcgaccggtcacacccgccgtaaatcctccgtagtcaaaattaatgtgccaagaacggcttaacaatcgatttgaaacatgtcagacagcatttaacccaatgataggttgcattgaaaaacttgattattataacgaccatatcatttttgaaatgctgactt contains:
- the LOC125647748 gene encoding uncharacterized protein LOC125647748 isoform X2; its protein translation is MTLKGLSILYFGSFVPVLSFDNSTICNNKKTGENKCCTDYRNVSGSCEPCIGSWGNDCAYSCEFGFYGHGCREKCNCSKNQVCIPTSGCVEISDTEEILVPKQSGFGNVLNIEIIIIGVGGVIFLSLTGAVLFVQLKLKQNRTTGKITESVASGNSCTFQREQTEYIYDDVRESQMIENIDIRLSGRNGFLRNNPVFNKQMKHCRSLPRQHHNQWRDQLTRSRTLTPQHYGRHNITSDNYNHLDFDKNSNDDDRVFNDEEEDNAFTVHRSDILKSNNNCRPYSSVKYNRKVDTE
- the LOC125647748 gene encoding uncharacterized protein LOC125647748 isoform X1, which encodes MTLKGLSILYFGSFVPVLSFDNSTICNNKKTGENKCCTDYRNVSGSCEPCIGSWGNDCAYSCEFGFYGHGCREKCNCSKNQVCIPTSGCVEISDTEEILVPKQSGFGNVLNIEIIIIGVGGVIFLSLTGAVLFVQLKLNDIFIRKQNRTTGKITESVASGNSCTFQREQTEYIYDDVRESQMIENIDIRLSGRNGFLRNNPVFNKQMKHCRSLPRQHHNQWRDQLTRSRTLTPQHYGRHNITSDNYNHLDFDKNSNDDDRVFNDEEEDNAFTVHRSDILKSNNNCRPYSSVKYNRKVDTE